From Campylobacter showae:
GCCGCGACGCTGCCGATACTGCCCGTCGTCAAGGCTGACGACAAGCCGATAAGCGGCGGCAAAGTCGGCAAATACGTGCCGATACTGCGTCAAATGTATATAGATAAGATCAAAAAAGAGGCCGGGCTTTAGGCTAAAATTTGACGTTTCGGGTCGGCTCAAATTCGGCTAAATTTGACGAATGCATTTAAATTTGCCGTCCGAAGCGTTAGTAAATTTTGAGGAAATAACGCTTGCTGGACTATTAAATTCGGAACCAACGATGAAAAATAAACCCAAAATTTTAATCAGCTCCTGCCTGCTCGGCGAAAACTGCAAATATAACGGCGGCAATAACGCAGACGCGATTTGCGCGGGCGAGCTTGCAAAACTTAGACAAATTTACGAGCTCATCGCCGTTTGTCCGGAGAGTATGGGCGGACTAGCGACTCCGCGCGAACCTGCCGAAATTTGCTCAAACGGACGAGTGCTAACTAAATTTAGCGGCCACGACGTGACGCGAGAGTTTCTTTCGGGCGCGCAAATTTGCGCCGATATAGCCCGCGAAAACGGTTGTAAAATCGCTATTTTAAAAGAGCGAAGCCCAAGCTGCGGAAGCGGCGAGATCTACGACGGAAGCTTTACCGGGCGGCTCGTTAGCGGCGACGGCCTAACCGCAGCGGCGCTAAAAAAACTTGGCGTTCGGGTGGTTGGCGAGAGTGCGCTTGCGGAGCTAAATTTAGAAAAAGAGGCATAAAGTGGCCGAGTGGATAAACGTTAAAGATATAGCGGACGGCGCGAAATTTTACGCCGCGGCGGCGATTAGGATAATGCCGACGCCGTGCGGGCTGGCAGAGGGAAATTTTATCCCAGAAAACGGGCTTGTTTACCTTATCTCGGACAATGCTTCAGATAAGAATTATTTTAACTGCGTCTGCCTAAGCGCAGGCGAAGAAGGCAACGTGATCTGCCGCCTCAAGCGAAAAGGTAACTGCGTATTTGGAAGCGAGATCAAGCGGATGTTTGAAAGCAAGCTGCAAGAGGCATTTATAAGTAAAAGTATCGAGATCACGGTAACATAAGGCGGTAAAATCAAACAGCTAAAATCAGGTTGATGGCGAGCGGCGTAAACATTATTACAAATTTGGGCGTATCAAATTTCTAGCGCGACTTTGGAAAAATTACCGCTTGAAATTTTATCTAAATTTTTCGGTAAGATTTTCGGAGCCTTTAGGCTTAGCATAATCAAATCGTAGCCAAATTTGGCAAGCGGCGTAAAATTTGTAAAAACAGTAAAAATATTGACGACGGCAAAACGGCAAATTGCCGCCCTAAATTTAAAAAACGGCAGGTCAAATTTTATCGTCGTCCGTCTTGCTCGCGCAAAATTTACGAACTATAAAAATCATAAAACGCAGGCTAAACCAAGACCGCGTCGTTTCGGCGTCAAATTTAACCGCCCAGCCTATGTCAAGGCTAAATTTAACAAACAGCAAAAAGGGTAGCAAGCCTCTTGCAAT
This genomic window contains:
- a CDS encoding DUF523 domain-containing protein, with product MKNKPKILISSCLLGENCKYNGGNNADAICAGELAKLRQIYELIAVCPESMGGLATPREPAEICSNGRVLTKFSGHDVTREFLSGAQICADIARENGCKIAILKERSPSCGSGEIYDGSFTGRLVSGDGLTAAALKKLGVRVVGESALAELNLEKEA